The following proteins are co-located in the Styela clava chromosome 15, kaStyClav1.hap1.2, whole genome shotgun sequence genome:
- the LOC120333963 gene encoding trifunctional enzyme subunit beta, mitochondrial-like, with product MAGIGRTLNKANLNKVPFFQVSARCFGCSIHIAAAAKSKKTLSQSGKPNIVLVEGVRTPFLMSGTQYKNLMPHDLAREAMLGLLKRTGISTTDVDYITVGTVIQEAKTPNIAREAALGAGFSNKIPAHTVSQACISSNQAITTAIGLIASGQCQAVVAGGVDFMSDVPIRFNRTMRSLMLNLNKAKTTGQRLGLAGKVLMSPVKYFSPELPAIAEFSTDEVMGHSADRLAAAFGITRQAQDEFAYRSHSLAQKATEQGNLQDVLEYKVPGVMEPVKADNGIRPTPLEKMAKLRAAFIRPHGTITAANSSFLSDGGSACLIMEESKAKAMGLKPKAYLREFTYVSQDPKDQLLLGPAYATPIVLEKAGLKMSDIDVFEYHEAFAGQILANFAAMESEYFAKNHMNRQTKVGAPPMEKLNLWGGSLSIGHPFGATGCRLATTCANRLKSEDKQFALLAACAAGGLGHSMIIERHPDY from the exons atggcTGGCATAGGAAGAACACTCAATAAAGCAAATCTCAACAAAGTGCCGTTTTTTCAAG tTTCAGCAAGATGTTTTGGATGTTCAATTCACATAGCAGCTGCGGCAAAATCAAAGAAAACATTGTCACAAAGTGGGAAACCAAATATTGTATTAGTTGAAGGAGTTCGAACACCTTTTTTAATGTCAGGAACTCA ATATAAAAATCTCATGCCTCATGACCTTGCAAGGGAAGCGATGCTCGGATTGCTGAAAAGAACTGGAATTTCTACGACTGATGTTGATTACATTACAGTAGGAACAGTAATTCAG GAAGCAAAAACTCCTAATATAGCAAGAGAAGCAGCTCTTGGTGCAGGATTCTCTAACAAAATTCCAGCACATACTGTATCACAAGCTTGCATTTCATCCAATCAAGCTATAACAACAG CGATTGGCCTTATTGCTAGCGGTCAATGTCAAGCGGTCGTAGCTGGTGGAGTCGACTTTATGTCTGATGTTCCGATAAGATTCAACAGAACAATGAGATCCCTGATGCTAAATCTTAACAAG GCGAAAACGACTGGACAAAGACTGGGTCTGGCAGGAAAAGTACTCATGAGCCCCGTGAAATATTTCTCTCCAGAG CTACCAGCCATTGCAGAATTTTCAACTGACGAAGTAATGGGACACTCTGCAGATCGACTTGCTGCAGCATTCGGCATCACAAGACAAGCTCAAGATGAGTTTGCCTACAGATCACATTCTTTAGCACAAAAAGCAACAGAACAAGGAAACTTACAAGATGTTTTGGAATACAAAGTGCCAG GTGTAATGGAACCTGTCAAAGCTGATAATGGAATTCGTCCAACACCTCTAGAAAAAATGGCAAAGTTGAGGGCAGCTTTCATCAGACCTCATGGCACCATAACGGCAGCCAATTCATCGTTTTTG AGTGACGGTGGAAGCGCTTGCCTCATAATGGAAGAAAGCAAGGCGAAAGCGATGGGTCTGAAACCTAAAGCATATTTGAG ggAATTTACTTACGTTTCTCAAGATCCCAAAGATCAGCTTCTTCTCGGACCAGCATATGCAACTCCTATTGTTCTTGAAAAAGCTGGACTAAAAATGTCCGACATTGATGTTTTTGAATATCATGAAGCTTTTGCT GGACAAATCCTTGCAAATTTTGCAGCCATGGAGTctgaatattttgcaaaaaatcacATGAACAGACAGACTAAG GTTGGTGCACCACCTATGGAAAAACTGAACTTGTGGGGAGGATCCCTTTCTATTGGTCATCCATTTGGTGCAACGGGATGCCGTCTTGCAACAACGTGTGCCAACAGATTAAAATCTGAAGATAAACAATTTGCATTATTAGCAGCATGTGCAGCCGGAGGATTG GGACACTCAATGATTATTGAAAGACATCCGGACTACTGA
- the LOC120333960 gene encoding peroxisomal ATPase PEX1-like — MADNLIFTVQYTTDKSCSVQADLTNWRNTHLNQDNLVDFDVLKLSVDSKNVGYFNLSYFSRSTSHLSDALFINGLYASKIGFNNNMKVSAEILRNVDVCVRAWLEPISVDDWEILELHAEQVEMSLLDQTRVLWPGQVFPLWVSGNVCIYLRTVSLEPNSQCGILMPLTELIIEPKINRKQESKIESHRLKTTIVSDKSIFEHENVSPSNKDCINTMSSSNVLKTSETTRKSLFRRFLRLPLIRKLVQFISYIFYILWHRLLPAITMPFNIFKISSAVEDKKSSLNQSENVLDCIKDFPDKLNLVVRISPMNNAKKNNSLITSYDQAGFVLLDSISDEQKCNCSDRGLQDKCYCKSESELDFGFFLVSLKALTMRKESDNNDSNITSAAESKQSTEAVIRLCVQSLSKFAMIFRDGEIREEYSQSLKMSSVLRRQLAIGISSKVCLKKLKNIPKPASMNIKRIVIRVLDALELPDAITADDLKMSFERWLGAVTSKEHPLPIVIGSIFHVPFRKFLSSSDQAISSDEINIELSMEKIFVADDKVSSEYFLINADDLSSIELQFVLSQSNKDTTLKSLSDVDPKIPHESAERLLLCHQDVISCCLKHSEAVFENRPMPTKLFRNSKPIHPGCVLLSGPSGVGKTTLCKALLRKIAVSNVHAYVQWLSCSNLRGKKPETVKKLLQNITMELEWRQPSALLLDDIDTLLSSFDSPDADRSPSATYTLQLASVFKETLSTLNKGRNRIFIIATANSEHAIHPLILPSHGCYFFSKIMTLQLPDADNRAKILRSILLNDIGMSSRAVRRINFDEIMHATEGFSAKDFIQLTKRAILSSKNRRSNRDVVLLKIEDFKNAISGFTPISLQNANLHKPKKMTWCDVGGLHEVRKQLTEKLIWPLKYAHLYQTAGMHLQSGIMLYGPPGCGKTLLAGVVANECNLNFISVKGPELLSKYIGASEAAVRDLFMRASAAAPCILFFDEFDSIAQKRGHDSTGVTDRVVNQILTHLDGVEPLSGVYVLAATSRPDLIDPALLRPGRLDTHLQCPMPDFEERCDILKSLLHKITLKDDVNIRAIAARCKYFTGADLRALVYDAQLNAIHGYSTNELESTIKIESTEPFSSISPPISLGGFELDEEYSSNGIKSLHHDLKDEDMDSDSSTGIPKVTISDFTKTAKNLVKSIENGSTNKTNSKSNEYKICYGLSSPEYSSSDLHQLDDRSSHSKKSSMRGIYFPSLYSKMEEGKLPEQIRQIIETVSDRNCDETKISFDGTDSEQGQISRLAVSNQDIENALESAGPSVSSTERQKYIEICQNFTGKSLNNLESNDTDLPNSTLWDLRRQQRATLA; from the coding sequence ATGGcagataatttaatatttactgTACAATACACGACTGATAAGTCATGCTCGGTTCAGGCGGATTTAACAAATTGGAGAAACACTCATTTAAACCAAGACAACCTGGTTGATTTTGATGTGTTGAAACTTAGTGTGGATTCTAAAAATGTTGGGTATTTCAATCTTTCATATTTCTCAAGATCTACATCCCATCTAAGTGATGCTCTTTTTATCAATGGACTTTACGCTTCCAAAATTGGATTTAATAACAACATGAAAGTTTCCGCTGAGATTTTAAGAAATGTGGATGTTTGTGTCAGAGCATGGTTGGAACCAATTTCTGTTGATGATTGGGAAATCCTTGAACTTCATGCAGAACAGGTGGAGATGAGTCTACTTGATCAGACAAGAGTGCTATGGCCTGGTCAAGTGTTTCCATTGTGGGTGAGCGgaaatgtttgtatttattTGAGGACAGTTTCTCTTGAACCTAATTCTCAATGTGGAATATTAATGCCATTAACCGAACTGATTATTGAGCCAAAAATCAATCGAAAACAGGAGTCGAAGATCGAATCTCACAGGTTAAAAACAACTATTGTGAGTGACAAAAGTATATTTGAACATGAAAATGTATCACCAAGCAACAAAGACTGTATTAATACCATGTCGTCTTCTAATGTATTGAAAACGTCGGAAACAACACGGAAAAGTTTATTTCGGCGATTTCTTCGTTTGCCACTTATTCGCAAATTGGTTCAATTTATATCAtacatattttacatattgtggCATAGACTTCTTCCTGCAATAACCATGCCtttcaatatattcaaaatttcttcAGCAGTGGAAGACAAAAAATCTTCATTGAATCAAAGTGAAAATGTTCTAGATTGCATCAAGGATTTCCCTGATAAACTTAACTTGGTTGTGCGAATTTCACCCATGAACAATGCAAAAAAGAATAATTCGCTCATTACCTCTTATGATCAAGCTGGATTTGTTTTGCTTGATTCTATATCGGATGAGCAAAAGTGCAATTGTAGTGACAGAGGACTCCAGGATAAATGCTATTGTAAAAGTGAAAGCGAACTTGATTTTGGTTTCTTTCTTGTAAGTTTGAAAGCTTTGACAATGCGGAAAGAAAGCGACAATAATGATAGCAATATAACTTCAGCAGCTGAATCAAAACAATCTACTGAAGCAGTGATTCGTCTTTGTGTTCAGTCACTGAGTAAATTTGCGATGATTTTTCGAGATGGTGAAATTAGAGAGGAGTATTCACAATCATTAAAAATGTCATCTGTATTGAGACGTCAGTTAGCTATCGGCATTTCATCTaaagtttgtttaaaaaaattgaaaaatattccaaaGCCTGCTAGCATGAATATAAAAAGGATTGTCATCCGAGTACTGGATGCACTGGAACTGCCAGATGCTATTACTGCAGATGATTTGAAAATGTCTTTTGAACGATGGCTTGGCGCAGTTACTAGCAAAGAACATCCTCTACCGATAGTCATTGGAAGTATTTTCCATGTTCCATTTCGTAAATTTTTGTCATCATCAGATCAAGCCATTAGcagtgatgaaataaatatagaaCTTTCcatggaaaaaatatttgtcGCTGATGACAAAGTATCgtcagaatattttttaatcaacGCTGATGATTTATCATCTATTGAGTTGCAGTTTGTTCTCTCTCAATCAAACAAAGATACAACATTAAAAAGTTTGAGTGACGTTGACCCTAAAATACCCCATGAAAGTGCAGAACGACTTTTATTGTGTCATCAAGATGTCATTTCATGTTGTCTGAAGCACTCAGAGGCTGTGTTTGAAAATAGACCGATGCCGACTAAACTATTTAGAAATAGCAAACCTATTCACCCTGGCTGTGTTCTGCTATCGGGTCCAAGTGGAGTTGGTAAAACCACACTTTGCAAGGCTCTGCTAAGGAAAATTGCTGTTTCAAATGTCCATGCCTATGTTCAATGGTTGTCTTGTTCAAATTTGAGAGGCAAAAAACCAGAAACAGTCAAAAAGTTActtcaaaatattacaatggaGCTAGAGTGGAGACAGCCATCTGCGTTACTTCTCGATGACATTGATACTCTTTTATCATCTTTTGATTCACCAGATGCAGACAGGTCTCCGAGTGCAACTTATACTCTTCAGTTGGCATCAGTATTCAAAGAAACGCTTTCAACTTTAAACAAAGGTCGGAATCGTATATTTATCATTGCAACTGCCAATTCAGAGCATGCTATTCATCCCCTAATACTGCCAAGTCATGGTTGCTACTTTTTTAGCAAAATCATGACTCTGCAACTTCCTGATGCTGATAATCGTGCCAAGATCTTACGTTCCATACTACTGAATGATATAGGTATGAGCAGTAGAGCTGTTCGTAGGatcaattttgatgaaattatgCACGCTACAGAAGGATTTTCAGCGAAAGATTTTATACAATTGACAAAAAGGGCTATTCTTTCTTCCAAAAATCGTCGCTCAAATCGTGATGTAGTTTTGTTAAAGATAGAAGATTTTAAGAATGCAATTTCTGGTTTTACtcctatttctcttcaaaatgcAAATTTACACAAACCAAAGAAAATGACATGGTGTGATGTCGGTGGTTTGCATGAAGTGCGTAAGCAACTGACTGAAAAACTCATATGGCCGCTAAAATATGCACATTTGTACCAAACAGCAGGTATGCATTTGCAATCTGGTATAATGCTGTACGGCCCTCCTGGTTGTGGAAAAACTTTACTCGCGGGAGTAGTCGCAAATGAAtgcaatttgaattttatttctgtGAAGGGTCCTGAACTTTTGAGCAAATATATTGGTGCAAGTGAAGCTGCTGTTAGAGATTTATTCATGAGGGCAAGTGCTGCTGCACCATGTATTCTCTTCTTTGACGAATTTGACTCAATTGCACAAAAACGTGGGCACGATAGTACTGGTGTAACAGATCGTGTGGTCAATCAAATTTTAACTCACTTAGATGGTGTTGAACCACTGTCTGGTGTTTATGTGTTAGCTGCAACAAGCAGGCCAGATTTGATTGATCCAGCTTTATTGCGACCTGGTCGACTTGACACTCATTTACAATGCCCAATGCCTGACTTTGAAGAAAGATGTGACATTTTGAAATCATTGCTTCATAAGATTACATTGAAAGATGATGTAAATATTAGAGCGATCGCAGCTCGCTGTAAATATTTCACAGGTGCGGATTTACGTGCATTGGTTTACGATGCACAACTCAATGCAATACATGGTTATAGTACCAATGAGCTAGAAAGTACTATTAAAATTGAATCAACCGAGCCTTTTTCTTCCATTTCACCTCCGATTTCTTTGGGGGGATTTGAATTAGATGAAGAATACAGTAGTAATGGAATAAAATCTTTACACCATGACTTAAAAGATGAAGATATGGATTCAGATTCATCAACAGGCATTCCTAAAGTCACTATTTCAGATTTCacaaaaacagcgaaaaatttagtcaaatctattgaaaatggctcaaccaataaaacaaattcaaagAGTAATGAGTATAAAATTTGTTATGGTTTATCGTCACCAGAATACAGCTCTAGTGACTTACACCAGTTAGATGACCGAAGTTCTCACAGTAAAAAGTCTTCAATGCGCGGAATTTACTTCCCTTCTTTATATTCAAAAATGGAAGAAGGTAAATTACCTGAACAGATTCGTCAAATTATTGAAACAGTGTCAGATCGCAATTGTGATGAAACGAAAATATCTTTTGATGGAACTGACTCTGAGCAAGGACAAATTTCAAGGTTAGCAGTTTCGAATCAAGATATCGAGAATGCTTTGGAATCTGCAGGTCCTTCTGTGTCAAGTACAGAGCGTCAGAAATATATCGAAATTTGCCAGAACTTTACTGGGAAATCGTTGAATAATTTGGAATCTAATGATACGGATCTTCCAAATTCGACCTTATGGGATCTGCGAAGACAACAAAGAGCAACATTAgcataa